Proteins from a single region of Juglans microcarpa x Juglans regia isolate MS1-56 chromosome 5S, Jm3101_v1.0, whole genome shotgun sequence:
- the LOC121267143 gene encoding putative F-box protein At1g65770, which translates to MPSQWSLLLSDLLKSIEEHTMSYADKVRLRCVCASWRSQLPKLHDHPIGTRLPWLLVPFNDNLDSKGASKFYDPLEKKLYELDHLPEAEEKALFKGSTQGGWVVVAETGDKIYVVNPLTRARFQLPPRSKFPDVRKYRANKHDNEYLIREPHDFNEYYEMDATHLRNYFLPKVVLSPSTCDSTDFIAVAIYGEIGRLAYCRRGDKKWHVLTEEFTYSDVRFHEQVLYAVEFNGRLVAFDFNTNASCPKPKEIEIVAPFPNPLTGQVYLVWCSGGIIMVRRETDLDDEAYEHDVRISVTLGFNIFKLDSTSDDGKGKWCEVESLGDHVLFLGLNSSTAFSCRDFPGCFKGNQIYCTDDNVSADAKGSGRLFDQGVYSLDEKVFERFPAYVGDTRQVWPAPIWIMPK; encoded by the coding sequence ATGCCGTCTCAATGGTCTTTGCTTCTCTCAGACTTGCTGAAAAGCATTGAAGAGCATACGATGTCTTATGCTGATAAGGTGAGGCTCCGTTGCGTTTGTGCTTCATGGCGTTCCCAGCTGCCAAAACTACATGACCACCCCATCGGTACTCGACTTCCATGGTTGTTAGTACCTTTTAATGATAACCTTGATAGCAAGGGGGCATCTAAATTCTATGACCCTCTGGAGAAGAAGCTTTACGAACTTGATCATTTGCCGGAGGCTGAAGAGAAGGCGTTGTTTAAGGGTTCAACACAAGGTGGTTGGGTGGTGGTTGCAGAAACCGgtgataaaatatatgtggTTAATCCTCTTACAAGGGCCAGATTCCAGCTTCCTCCAAGGTCCAAGTTTCCTGATGTAAGAAAGTATCGTGCCAATAAACATGACAATGAGTATTTAATTCGGGAGCCCCATGATTTCAATGAGTATTATGAAATGGATGCAACTCATTTAAGGAactattttctaccaaaagttGTGTTATCTCCTAGTACTTGCGATAGTACTGATTTTATAGCAGTGGCTATCTATGGGGAGATAGGGAGACTTGCCTACTGTAGACGTGGAGACAAGAAGTGGCATGTGTTGACTGAAGAGTTTACTTATTCAGATGTCAGATTTCATGAACAAGTACTATATGCAGTAGAATTTAATGGTAGGCTGGTGGCTTTCGACTTCAATACTAATGCTTCTTGTCCAAAGCCAAAGGAGATAGAAATTGTAGCACCGTTTCCAAATCCGTTGACAGGGCAGGTATATTTGGTTTGGTGTTCTGGAGGGATAATAATGGTGAGACGAGAGACTGATCTCGATGATGAGGCCTACGAACATGATGTACGTATAAGTGTGACTCTTGGTTTTAACATATTCAAGCTTGACAGTACTAGTGACgatggaaaaggaaaatggtgtGAGGTTGAAAGTTTAGGTGATCACGTGTTGTTTTTGGGATTGAATTCGTCTACAGCCTTTTCATGTCGTGATTTTCCAGGTTGCTTCAAGGGAAATCAAATATATTGCACCGATGACAATGTTTCTGCTGATGCCAAGGGAAGTGGAAGACTTTTTGATCAAGGTGTGTACAGCTTGGATGAAAAAGTGTTTGAGCGCTTTCCAGCCTATGTTGGTGACACTCGTCAGGTTTGGCCAGCACCAATCTGGATTATGCCCAAATAG